A genomic segment from Sparus aurata chromosome 10, fSpaAur1.1, whole genome shotgun sequence encodes:
- the phka1a gene encoding phosphorylase b kinase regulatory subunit alpha, skeletal muscle isoform isoform X9, with protein MRSRSNSGVKLDNYARMVQQTILRHQDPVTGLLPVTPDQPHSWVRDNVYSVVSVWALSLAYRKNADRDEDKAKAYELEQSVVKLMRGILQGILRQLDKVEKFKYSRSTSDSLHAKYNTRTCAPVVGDDQWGHLQVDATSLFLLFLAQMTASGLHIVYTQDEVDVVQNLMFYIEAAYKVADYGMWERGDKTNQGITEINASSIGMAKAALEALDELNLFGAKGGPGSVVHALADDIQHCQSILTSMLPRASMSKEVDAGVLAIISYPAFAVEDMSIVNVTKEEIISKLQGRYGCCRFLRDGHKTPKEDPNRLYYESAELKLFENIECEWPLFWTYLILDGIFINSPEQVTEYQEALEGILIKQKDGIRLVPELYSVPPDKVEEECMNPHSVERIPMGKLPLKWGQSLYILGNLLTEGFLAPGEIDPLNRRFSTIPKPDVVVQVSILAETEEIKELLLQNGIEVETVADIHPIHVQPSRVLSHIYARLGRNPRLGLTGRPCRRIGVLGTSKFYIIRNTMFSFTPQFIDHQQFYLALDNKMIVEMLRTEIAYLASRWRMTGRPTVTFPISQSMLTEDHTNLDPAVLATLKKLQDGYFGGARIQTGKLSEFMTTSCFAHLSFLDGKASGSMSRHDEAYDAADDADDERDGDGYVHELRCDDEADDLAQYLDHLLAHSAPKKAKLPVKGGLGRFKALATKTKEMVSLKNKAQDLGIQNVNMYLSNKLFRSRQPSLNLNLPEPSTQQDSQVPQVSVTSESGIPRDASGAIDYNALALLLKDTQNLQDQADILYILFKDKGMEWDTNLHGKGSTVRTLLTDLYEKAGELKHWSLIRMISGMLKKKVEELDSACSDLLAHQKHLTVGLPPEPREKTITAPIPPDQLAALIDEASDSNISVAILTQELMVYLAMSIRTQPSLFSEMFRLRIGLIIQVMATELAQSLNCSGEEATESLMSLSPSELKNLLHHILSGKEFGVQRSVRELDAGVSPAISIHHLGNVGATKSERAGISKLKSDMKMSMRSQSLDIENVESGRYRLPSIESLDIPESIPAAKDTRQGQWLRRRRLDGALNRVPVGFYQKVWKILQKCHGLSIEGFVLPSSTTQEMTPGEIKFSVHVETVLNRVPQPEYRQLLVEGILVLTMLADVDIPSIGSIIHVEKIVHLANDMFYKDQKDLGAEEHILERDPSTGVCRLLYDSAPSGRFGSMTYLTKAVAAYVQDFLPSGSCAVQ; from the exons ATGAGAAGCAGGAGCAACTCCGGGGTGAAACTGGACAACTATGCCCGGATGGTGCAGCAAACTATCCTCAGACACCAG GATCCAGTGACGGGTCTTCTGCCAGTCACCCCGGATCAGCCTCACTCCTGGGTCAGAGACAATGTTTACAGTGTGGTGTCGGTGTGGGCCCTCAGTCTGGCCTACAGGAAGAACGCCGACAGGGACGAAGACAAGGCCAAGGCCTACGAGCTGGAGCAG AGTGTGGTGAAGCTAATGAGAGGCATCCTGCAGGGTATACTGAGGCAG CTGGACAAGGTGGAGAAGTTTAAATACAGCAGAAGCACCTCGGACTCGCTCCACGCCAAGTACAACACCAGGACCTGTGCTCCGGTTGTCGGGGACGACCAGTGGGGTCACCTACAGGTCGACGCCACCTCactcttcctgctcttcctcgCTCAGATGACGGCGTCCG GTCTCCACATCGTCTACACCCAAGACGAAGTGGACGTGGTTCAGAATCTCATGTTCTACATCGAGGCAGCTTACAAAGTGGCT GATTACGGGATGTGGGAAAGGGGAGACAAAACCAACCAGGGCATCACTGAGATTAACGCCAGCTCGATAGGCATGGCCAAG GCAGCTCTGGAGGCTTTAGATGAACTCAACCTGTTCGGAGCGAAAGGAGGACCGGGATCTGTGGTCCACGCCCTGGCTGATGACATACAGCACTGCCAG TCCATCCTGACGTCCATGTTACCCCGAGCGTCCATGTCTAAAGAGGTGGACGCAGGCGTCCTGGCTATCATCTCATATCCCGCCTTCGCTGTCGAGGACATGAGCATCGTCAACGTGACCAAGGAGGAGATCATCTCTAAACTGCAG GGTCGATACGGCTGCTGCAGGTTCCTCAGAGACGGACACAAAACACCAAAAGAG GATCCAAACCGTCTGTACTACGAGTCTGCAGAGCTGAAGCTGTTTGAAAACATTGAGTGTGAGTGGCCGCTCTTCTGGACCTACCTCATCCTGGACGGCATATTTATCAACAGCCCCGAACAG GTGACGGAGTACCAGGAGGCTCTGGAGGGCATCCTGATCAAACAGAAAGACGGGATACGACTGGTGCCGGAGCTCTACAGCGTCCCTCCAGACAAG gtggaggaggagtgcATGAACCctcactctgtggagaggatcCCGATGGGTAAACTACCTCTGAAGTGGGGACAGTCTCTGTACATCCTGGGAAACCTCCTGACCGAG GGATTTCTCGCTCCCGGAGAGATTGACCCTCTGAACCGACGCTTCTCCACCATCCCCAAACCCGATGTGGTGGTACAGG TGTCGATTCTGGCGGAGACTGAGGAGAtcaaagagctgctgctgcagaacgGGATCGAAGTGGAGACCGTCGCCGACATCCATCCCATCCACGTGCAGCCGTCCAGGGTCCTGAGCCACATCTACGCCAGACTCG GTCGTAACCCGAGGCTGGGTCTGACGGGTCGGCCCTGCAGGAGGATAGGAGTTCTGGGAACCTCCAAGTTCTACATCATCAGAAACACCATGTTCTCATTCACACCTCAG ttCATCGACCACCAGCAGTTCTACTTGGCGTTGGACAACAAAATGATTGTGGAGATGTTAAGGACAGAAATCGCCTACCTTGCGTCCAGGTGGAGGATGACCGGACGACCCACCGTCACTTTTCCCATTTCACAGTCTATGTTGA ctgaagACCACACAAACCTGGACCCTGCAGTCTTGGCTACACTGAAGAAGCTGCAGGACGGATATTTTGGAGGAGCAAG gaTCCAGACGGGGAAGCTGTCGGAGTTCATGACCACCTCCTGCTTCGCTCACCTGAGCTTCCTGGACGGTAAGGCTTCTGGCAGCATGAGCCGTCACGACGAAGCGTatgatgctgctgatgatgctgatgatgagcGTGACGGCGATGGATACGTGCATGAGTTACGTTGTGATGATG AGGCCGACGACCTCGCTCAGTACCTGGACCACCTGTTGGCTCACTCCGCCCCCAAGAAGGCCAAGCTTCCGGTCAAAGGAGGTCTGGGGAGGTTCAAGGCCCTGGCCACAAAAACCAAGGAGATGGTGTCCCTGAAGAACAAGGCTCAGGACCTGGGCATTCAAA ATGTCAACATGTACCTGTCGAACAAGCTGTTCCGCTCCCGTCAGCCCTCCCTCAACCTGAACCTCCCAGAACCGTCTACACAGCAAGACTCCCAG GTTCCACAGGTGTCGGTCACATCAGAGAGCGGCATCCCGAGAGACGCCAGCGGAGCCATCGACTACAACGCGTTGGCCCTGCTGCTGAAAGACACGCAGAACCTCCAGGACCAGGCCGATATACTCTACATCCTCTTCAAAGACAA GGGAATGGAGTGGGACACGAACCTGCACGGTAAAGGCTCGACGGTCAGGACTTTGCTGACCGACCTTTACGAGAAGGCGGGTGAGCTCAAACACTGGAGCCTCATCAGGATGATCTCCGGCATGCTGaagaagaaggtggaggagcTCGACTCG GCCTGCTCTGATTTGCTGGCGCACCAGAAGCACCTGACCGTCGGTCTTCCTCCCGAGCCGAGAGAGAAAACCATCACGGCTCCGATCCCTCCCGACCAGCTGGCCGCCCTCATCGACGAGGCCAGCGACAGCAACATCAGCGTGGCCATCCTCACTCAG GAGCTCATGGTGTACCTGGCGATGAGCATCAGGACTCAGCCCAGCCTGTTCAGTGAGATGTTCAGGCTGCGTATCGGCCTCATCATCCAGGTGATGGCCACCGAGCTGGCTCAGTCGCTCAACTGCTCAG gagaggaGGCCACGGAGAGTCTGATGAGCCTGAGCCCGTCAGAACTGAAGAATCTCCTCCACCACATCCTCAGCGGCAAAGAGTTCGGCGTGCAGCGCAGCG TCAGAGAGCTGGACGCCGGCGTCAGTCCCGCCATCTCCATCCATCACCTTGGCAACGTGGGCGCCACCAAGAGCGAGAGAGCCGGCATCAGCAAGCTGAAGAGCGACATGAAGATG AGCATGCGATCTCAGTCTCTGGACATAGAAAACGTTGAATCTGgg AGGTACAGGTTGCCGTCCATTGAGTCTCTGGATATTCCGGAGAGCATCCCGGCCGCCAAGGACACCAGACAAGGCCAGTGGCTGCGCAGGAGGCGTCTGGACGGAGCGCTGAACCGAGTCCCTGTGGGCTTCTACCAGAAAGTCTGGAAGATCCTGCAGAAG TGCCACGGTTTGTCCATAGAAGGGTTTGTCCTCCCGTCCTCCACCACCCAAGAG ATGACACCCGGAGAGATCAAGTTCTCCGTCCACGTGGAGACGGTCCTGAACCGCGTCCCGCAGCCGGAGTACCGgcagctgctggtggagggCATCCTGGTGCTCACCATGTTGGCCGACGTGGACATCCCGAGCATCGGCTCCATCATCCACGTGGAGAAGATCGTCCACCTGGCCAACGACATGTTCTACAAGGATCAG AAGGACCTGGGGGCCGAGGAGCACATCCTGGAGAGGGACCCGTCCACCGGCGTGTGCAGGCTGCTGTACGACAGCGCCCCCAGCGGACGCTTCGGGAGCATGACCTACCTCACCAAGGCCGTGGCGGCGTACGTGCAGGACTTCCTGCCCAGTGGGTCGTGTGCGGTGCAGTGA
- the phka1a gene encoding phosphorylase b kinase regulatory subunit alpha, skeletal muscle isoform isoform X8, whose translation MRSRSNSGVKLDNYARMVQQTILRHQDPVTGLLPVTPDQPHSWVRDNVYSVVSVWALSLAYRKNADRDEDKAKAYELEQSVVKLMRGILQGILRQLDKVEKFKYSRSTSDSLHAKYNTRTCAPVVGDDQWGHLQVDATSLFLLFLAQMTASGLHIVYTQDEVDVVQNLMFYIEAAYKVADYGMWERGDKTNQGITEINASSIGMAKAALEALDELNLFGAKGGPGSVVHALADDIQHCQSILTSMLPRASMSKEVDAGVLAIISYPAFAVEDMSIVNVTKEEIISKLQGRYGCCRFLRDGHKTPKEDPNRLYYESAELKLFENIECEWPLFWTYLILDGIFINSPEQVTEYQEALEGILIKQKDGIRLVPELYSVPPDKVEEECMNPHSVERIPMGKLPLKWGQSLYILGNLLTEGFLAPGEIDPLNRRFSTIPKPDVVVQVSILAETEEIKELLLQNGIEVETVADIHPIHVQPSRVLSHIYARLGRNPRLGLTGRPCRRIGVLGTSKFYIIRNTMFSFTPQFIDHQQFYLALDNKMIVEMLRTEIAYLASRWRMTGRPTVTFPISQSMLTEDHTNLDPAVLATLKKLQDGYFGGARIQTGKLSEFMTTSCFAHLSFLDEADDLAQYLDHLLAHSAPKKAKLPVKGGLGRFKALATKTKEMVSLKNKAQDLGIQNVNMYLSNKLFRSRQPSLNLNLPEPSTQQDSQVPQVSVTSESGIPRDASGAIDYNALALLLKDTQNLQDQADILYILFKDKGMEWDTNLHGKGSTVRTLLTDLYEKAGELKHWSLIRMISGMLKKKVEELDSACSDLLAHQKHLTVGLPPEPREKTITAPIPPDQLAALIDEASDSNISVAILTQELMVYLAMSIRTQPSLFSEMFRLRIGLIIQVMATELAQSLNCSGEEATESLMSLSPSELKNLLHHILSGKEFGVQRSVRELDAGVSPAISIHHLGNVGATKSERAGISKLKSDMKMLEHRLSLTDPSKAEHRLSLTDPSKEPRLSLTDPAAELDPSLSFSRKSMRSQSLDIENVESGRYRLPSIESLDIPESIPAAKDTRQGQWLRRRRLDGALNRVPVGFYQKVWKILQKCHGLSIEGFVLPSSTTQEMTPGEIKFSVHVETVLNRVPQPEYRQLLVEGILVLTMLADVDIPSIGSIIHVEKIVHLANDMFYKDQKDLGAEEHILERDPSTGVCRLLYDSAPSGRFGSMTYLTKAVAAYVQDFLPSGSCAVQ comes from the exons ATGAGAAGCAGGAGCAACTCCGGGGTGAAACTGGACAACTATGCCCGGATGGTGCAGCAAACTATCCTCAGACACCAG GATCCAGTGACGGGTCTTCTGCCAGTCACCCCGGATCAGCCTCACTCCTGGGTCAGAGACAATGTTTACAGTGTGGTGTCGGTGTGGGCCCTCAGTCTGGCCTACAGGAAGAACGCCGACAGGGACGAAGACAAGGCCAAGGCCTACGAGCTGGAGCAG AGTGTGGTGAAGCTAATGAGAGGCATCCTGCAGGGTATACTGAGGCAG CTGGACAAGGTGGAGAAGTTTAAATACAGCAGAAGCACCTCGGACTCGCTCCACGCCAAGTACAACACCAGGACCTGTGCTCCGGTTGTCGGGGACGACCAGTGGGGTCACCTACAGGTCGACGCCACCTCactcttcctgctcttcctcgCTCAGATGACGGCGTCCG GTCTCCACATCGTCTACACCCAAGACGAAGTGGACGTGGTTCAGAATCTCATGTTCTACATCGAGGCAGCTTACAAAGTGGCT GATTACGGGATGTGGGAAAGGGGAGACAAAACCAACCAGGGCATCACTGAGATTAACGCCAGCTCGATAGGCATGGCCAAG GCAGCTCTGGAGGCTTTAGATGAACTCAACCTGTTCGGAGCGAAAGGAGGACCGGGATCTGTGGTCCACGCCCTGGCTGATGACATACAGCACTGCCAG TCCATCCTGACGTCCATGTTACCCCGAGCGTCCATGTCTAAAGAGGTGGACGCAGGCGTCCTGGCTATCATCTCATATCCCGCCTTCGCTGTCGAGGACATGAGCATCGTCAACGTGACCAAGGAGGAGATCATCTCTAAACTGCAG GGTCGATACGGCTGCTGCAGGTTCCTCAGAGACGGACACAAAACACCAAAAGAG GATCCAAACCGTCTGTACTACGAGTCTGCAGAGCTGAAGCTGTTTGAAAACATTGAGTGTGAGTGGCCGCTCTTCTGGACCTACCTCATCCTGGACGGCATATTTATCAACAGCCCCGAACAG GTGACGGAGTACCAGGAGGCTCTGGAGGGCATCCTGATCAAACAGAAAGACGGGATACGACTGGTGCCGGAGCTCTACAGCGTCCCTCCAGACAAG gtggaggaggagtgcATGAACCctcactctgtggagaggatcCCGATGGGTAAACTACCTCTGAAGTGGGGACAGTCTCTGTACATCCTGGGAAACCTCCTGACCGAG GGATTTCTCGCTCCCGGAGAGATTGACCCTCTGAACCGACGCTTCTCCACCATCCCCAAACCCGATGTGGTGGTACAGG TGTCGATTCTGGCGGAGACTGAGGAGAtcaaagagctgctgctgcagaacgGGATCGAAGTGGAGACCGTCGCCGACATCCATCCCATCCACGTGCAGCCGTCCAGGGTCCTGAGCCACATCTACGCCAGACTCG GTCGTAACCCGAGGCTGGGTCTGACGGGTCGGCCCTGCAGGAGGATAGGAGTTCTGGGAACCTCCAAGTTCTACATCATCAGAAACACCATGTTCTCATTCACACCTCAG ttCATCGACCACCAGCAGTTCTACTTGGCGTTGGACAACAAAATGATTGTGGAGATGTTAAGGACAGAAATCGCCTACCTTGCGTCCAGGTGGAGGATGACCGGACGACCCACCGTCACTTTTCCCATTTCACAGTCTATGTTGA ctgaagACCACACAAACCTGGACCCTGCAGTCTTGGCTACACTGAAGAAGCTGCAGGACGGATATTTTGGAGGAGCAAG gaTCCAGACGGGGAAGCTGTCGGAGTTCATGACCACCTCCTGCTTCGCTCACCTGAGCTTCCTGGACG AGGCCGACGACCTCGCTCAGTACCTGGACCACCTGTTGGCTCACTCCGCCCCCAAGAAGGCCAAGCTTCCGGTCAAAGGAGGTCTGGGGAGGTTCAAGGCCCTGGCCACAAAAACCAAGGAGATGGTGTCCCTGAAGAACAAGGCTCAGGACCTGGGCATTCAAA ATGTCAACATGTACCTGTCGAACAAGCTGTTCCGCTCCCGTCAGCCCTCCCTCAACCTGAACCTCCCAGAACCGTCTACACAGCAAGACTCCCAG GTTCCACAGGTGTCGGTCACATCAGAGAGCGGCATCCCGAGAGACGCCAGCGGAGCCATCGACTACAACGCGTTGGCCCTGCTGCTGAAAGACACGCAGAACCTCCAGGACCAGGCCGATATACTCTACATCCTCTTCAAAGACAA GGGAATGGAGTGGGACACGAACCTGCACGGTAAAGGCTCGACGGTCAGGACTTTGCTGACCGACCTTTACGAGAAGGCGGGTGAGCTCAAACACTGGAGCCTCATCAGGATGATCTCCGGCATGCTGaagaagaaggtggaggagcTCGACTCG GCCTGCTCTGATTTGCTGGCGCACCAGAAGCACCTGACCGTCGGTCTTCCTCCCGAGCCGAGAGAGAAAACCATCACGGCTCCGATCCCTCCCGACCAGCTGGCCGCCCTCATCGACGAGGCCAGCGACAGCAACATCAGCGTGGCCATCCTCACTCAG GAGCTCATGGTGTACCTGGCGATGAGCATCAGGACTCAGCCCAGCCTGTTCAGTGAGATGTTCAGGCTGCGTATCGGCCTCATCATCCAGGTGATGGCCACCGAGCTGGCTCAGTCGCTCAACTGCTCAG gagaggaGGCCACGGAGAGTCTGATGAGCCTGAGCCCGTCAGAACTGAAGAATCTCCTCCACCACATCCTCAGCGGCAAAGAGTTCGGCGTGCAGCGCAGCG TCAGAGAGCTGGACGCCGGCGTCAGTCCCGCCATCTCCATCCATCACCTTGGCAACGTGGGCGCCACCAAGAGCGAGAGAGCCGGCATCAGCAAGCTGAAGAGCGACATGAAGATG CTGGAGCACAGGTTGTCTCTGACGGATCCCAGTAAG gCGGAGCACAGGTTGTCGTTGACGGACCCGTCTAAG GAACCCAGGTTGTCTCTGACAGATCCAGCTGcagag cTCGACCCGTCACTGTCCTTCAGTCGCAAG AGCATGCGATCTCAGTCTCTGGACATAGAAAACGTTGAATCTGgg AGGTACAGGTTGCCGTCCATTGAGTCTCTGGATATTCCGGAGAGCATCCCGGCCGCCAAGGACACCAGACAAGGCCAGTGGCTGCGCAGGAGGCGTCTGGACGGAGCGCTGAACCGAGTCCCTGTGGGCTTCTACCAGAAAGTCTGGAAGATCCTGCAGAAG TGCCACGGTTTGTCCATAGAAGGGTTTGTCCTCCCGTCCTCCACCACCCAAGAG ATGACACCCGGAGAGATCAAGTTCTCCGTCCACGTGGAGACGGTCCTGAACCGCGTCCCGCAGCCGGAGTACCGgcagctgctggtggagggCATCCTGGTGCTCACCATGTTGGCCGACGTGGACATCCCGAGCATCGGCTCCATCATCCACGTGGAGAAGATCGTCCACCTGGCCAACGACATGTTCTACAAGGATCAG AAGGACCTGGGGGCCGAGGAGCACATCCTGGAGAGGGACCCGTCCACCGGCGTGTGCAGGCTGCTGTACGACAGCGCCCCCAGCGGACGCTTCGGGAGCATGACCTACCTCACCAAGGCCGTGGCGGCGTACGTGCAGGACTTCCTGCCCAGTGGGTCGTGTGCGGTGCAGTGA